One genomic window of Quercus lobata isolate SW786 chromosome 9, ValleyOak3.0 Primary Assembly, whole genome shotgun sequence includes the following:
- the LOC115961677 gene encoding uncharacterized protein LOC115961677 yields MVPGSELLFDCNNKLSEMKNEDTNWIPTDWADYMDPDAMTTLLGDAICNIEEEEYWETCQHALKSPYEARISDEDEKGGEAPSDDDESSNNKSDSNSSSSGNDEDNSDSESDSSEDYDNQYSGNDWGKPPSDREDKDEGPFYEDDSNNDVDYYDGDTEDGAKVEPIGIEGGTKSEEFELENVLDVVGDEVKEADNIDYDDYPFGQPLDWSCITDVSSKSGPQYDKHGKEIPELGSFHNS; encoded by the coding sequence ATGGTGCCTGGGTCTGAGCTATTATTTGATTGCAACAACAAGCTTTCAGAAATGAAGAACGAAGACACAAATTGGATCCCTACTGATTGGGCTGATTACATGGACCCTGATGCAATGACTACGCTTCTAGGAGATGCCATTTGcaatatagaagaagaagagtactGGGAGACTTGCCAACATGCATTAAAGAGCCCATATGAAGCAAGAATAAGTGATGAAGATGAGAAAGGGGGAGAAGCccctagtgatgatgatgagagTAGCAACAACAAGAGTGATAGTAACAGTAGTAGCAGTGGAAATGATGAGGATAATAGTGATAGTGAAAGTGATAGTAGTGAAGACTATGATAACCAATATAGTGGCAATGATTGGGGCAAACCCCCTAGTGATAGAGAAGATAAAGATGAAGGACCTTTTTATGAAGACGACTCTAATAACGATGTGGACTACTATGATGGAGATACAGAGGATGGTGCTAAAGTTGAACCTATAGGCATAGAGGGTGGCACTAAAAGTGAAGAATTTGAGCTAGAAAATGTGCTGGACGTTGTAGGAGATGAGGTTAAAGAGGCCGACAATATAGACTATGATGATTACCCCTTTGGGCAGCCCTTAGATTGGAGTTGCATTACTGATGTTAGTTCAAAGTCAGGACCTCAATATGACAAGCATGGTAAAGAAATTCCTGAGTTGGGGTCATTCCATAATTCATAA